A genomic window from Anthonomus grandis grandis chromosome 2, icAntGran1.3, whole genome shotgun sequence includes:
- the LOC126747278 gene encoding venom allergen 3-like, whose product MLPLTLLTNILLLATLVHTKGTLDFLTKNQKNHRLKYNPKNPYCSICCVDMAKKYRGRICGIHTMCAYETKPVGAACRGLIVMEFSNVEADAIVDAHNSLRNRVALKEETYGNPGPQYPASNMRLVSWDKELAQVALRWAAQCVFDHDKCRDLDRFPVGQNIAQGTYGSKSDLEHIADWYELVDDFNKNFVKMYNGSQMEQYAPYTQLVWADTYLVGCARVAFQTSSSGRYVYNEHFVCNYGPSGNIPQQSIYKIGEACSACPEGTYCTNPEYPGLCSSQMVNHSLMRTRRPKARQLAILINDGQRLRPVEILLVYLYIFVSKDFLI is encoded by the exons ATGTTGCCCCTAACTCTCCTCACCAATATCCTCCTTCTAGCCACCCTAGTCCACACAAAAGGCACCCTGGACTTCCtcacaaaaaaccaaaaaaatcatCGCTTAAAATATAACCCTAAAAACCCTTATTGTTCGATATGTTGTGTGGATATGGCCAAAAAATATCGGGGAAGAATTTGCGGAATTCACACGATGTGCGCCTACGAAACCAAACCGGTCGGAGCGGCCTGTAGAGGGTTGATCGTTATGGAATTTTCCAACGTGGAAGCCGACGCAATCGTGGATGCGCATAATAGTTTAAGGAACAGAGTTGCTTTAAAGGAAGAGACCTATGGAAATCCTG GGCCTCAATATCCAGCCTCCAACATGCGTTTAGTCTCTTGGGATAAGGAGCTGGCACAAGTGGCATTACGTTGGGCAGCCCAGTGCGTTTTTGACCACGATAAATGTCGAGATCTGGATCGGTTTCCTGTAGGACAGAATATCGCCCAAGGAACTTACGGCTCTAAAAGCGATCTGGAACATATCGCCGATTGGTACGAGTTGGTTgacgattttaataaaaactttgtgAAAATGTATAATGG AAGCCAAATGGAGCAATATGCTCCGTACACCCAACTAGTCTGGGCTGATACCTACTTAGTTGGTTGTGCCAGAGTTGCTTTCCAGACATCTAGTAGTGGCCGATATGTTTATAATGAGCATTTTGTATGCAACTACGGACCTTCTGGGAATATTCCGCAGCAGTCTATTTATAAAATTGGTGAGGCATGTAGTGCGTGTCCAGAGGGTACCTATTGCACCAATCCGGAGTATCCAGGTTTGTGTAGTAGCCAAATGGTAAATCATAGCTTGATGAGGACTAGAAGACCCAAGGCGAGGCAGTTGgcgattttaataaatgacgGACAGAGGCTGAGGCCAGTTGAGATTTTGCTggtttatttgtatatttttgtgtCTAAGGACTTTTTAATATAG